The proteins below come from a single candidate division KSB1 bacterium genomic window:
- a CDS encoding response regulator: MTGVEEETRTLLLVDPHAENVRILREHLTGLGYQVFTCGSAGEALTKVAEVKPDLVLSEFVLPDGDGAELLDRIESDPRTARTPVVFLSKSGEPETRVRALSLGAKDFLAKPMHVKEVVARLEMVLARLRRRQQSTPAQKGPSGHLEEVPLLDLLLQMAQEAKSAVIRLTTPSGRSGQVIVRSGAVVHAATTSNKRESAFFEMLAWRRGRFTVAYEEIETPDGMPLSPLGLLLEGARRLEEIQALERQLPGLEAVMVPTENFRQILSRREPSPELHKFIALFDGQRTLETILDESGYDLATALHRVVKLYRQGFLRRVDQPEREEEEEGEAFGPEALREPHLVSILKADIEEQTTAATEAHPKSVVAPARESASESAPTVAVPAVPPLDRTGPPRPRRGIIFIGSARAGRRKIISTLTGGNFRVRTLRNFGDVSLDRGSAVLSNGLRLEVFGLEPDPRFGALSKIVAFELSGCVIVIDGSRAEAYDYYAYLISSLRQALPALPSIVAATNVGEGSIAPEVLRKRLGLPPSDLVALCDPGDRESVEHLVEQLLSGEGSLPHPQTVLAGEPVTKD; the protein is encoded by the coding sequence GCACGCGGAGAACGTGCGCATTCTCCGTGAGCACCTTACCGGTTTGGGCTACCAGGTCTTCACCTGTGGGAGTGCCGGCGAGGCCCTGACAAAGGTCGCAGAGGTCAAGCCAGACCTGGTGCTCTCGGAGTTTGTCCTGCCGGATGGAGACGGGGCCGAGCTGCTCGACCGTATTGAGAGCGACCCCCGCACAGCCCGGACTCCTGTGGTTTTCTTGAGCAAGTCCGGGGAACCGGAGACCAGGGTGCGTGCACTCAGCTTGGGGGCCAAGGACTTTTTGGCCAAGCCGATGCACGTCAAGGAAGTAGTGGCCCGGCTGGAAATGGTTCTGGCCCGCTTGCGACGCCGCCAACAGAGCACGCCTGCACAGAAGGGGCCAAGCGGCCATCTTGAAGAGGTGCCATTGCTGGACTTGCTCCTGCAGATGGCCCAGGAAGCGAAAAGTGCAGTCATTCGCCTCACCACGCCCTCGGGCCGGAGCGGCCAGGTTATCGTTCGCAGCGGAGCAGTCGTACATGCAGCCACCACCAGCAACAAGCGGGAGAGCGCCTTCTTTGAAATGCTCGCCTGGCGGCGTGGCAGGTTTACCGTCGCTTATGAGGAGATTGAGACCCCTGACGGCATGCCGTTGAGCCCCCTCGGCCTCCTGCTAGAAGGGGCACGCAGGCTCGAGGAGATCCAAGCTCTTGAAAGGCAGCTCCCCGGCTTGGAGGCGGTTATGGTCCCCACGGAGAACTTTCGCCAGATCCTGTCCCGGCGGGAACCGAGCCCGGAGCTACACAAGTTCATCGCCCTTTTCGATGGCCAACGTACTTTGGAAACCATACTGGACGAATCAGGGTACGACCTGGCCACCGCATTGCACCGGGTGGTCAAGCTGTACCGACAGGGTTTCTTGCGCCGCGTAGACCAACCTGAGCGGGAAGAAGAGGAAGAAGGCGAAGCTTTTGGCCCTGAGGCTCTCCGCGAGCCCCACTTGGTCAGTATCCTCAAGGCAGATATCGAGGAGCAGACAACCGCTGCCACGGAAGCGCACCCTAAAAGCGTCGTGGCTCCTGCCCGGGAATCGGCAAGCGAAAGCGCGCCCACGGTGGCGGTGCCTGCAGTGCCTCCGCTTGATAGGACTGGACCTCCCAGGCCGAGACGCGGGATTATCTTCATCGGGAGTGCGCGTGCCGGCCGGAGAAAAATTATCAGTACCCTGACCGGGGGAAACTTCAGGGTGCGTACCCTGCGGAACTTTGGTGATGTCTCCCTCGACCGCGGGTCTGCTGTCCTTAGCAATGGCCTACGCCTGGAGGTGTTTGGCCTTGAGCCCGACCCTCGTTTTGGCGCCCTGTCAAAGATTGTGGCGTTCGAGCTTTCCGGGTGCGTGATCGTGATCGATGGCTCCCGTGCGGAGGCTTATGACTACTACGCGTACCTGATTTCCTCCCTGCGGCAGGCTCTTCCCGCGCTCCCCTCAATCGTGGCTGCTACGAACGTAGGAGAAGGCTCTATTGCCCCAGAGGTGCTCCGGAAACGCCTCGGCCTGCCTCCCTCCGACCTCGTTGCGCTCTGCGATCCGGGCGACAGGGAGTCGGTAGAGCATCTGGTGGAGCAATTGCTGTCCGGCGAGGGCAGTCTCCCGCATCCGCAGACGGTGCTGGCCGGTGAACCGGTGACCAAGGACTGA
- a CDS encoding response regulator encodes MVLERKKILLVDPDQEGMRPLKTLLLQRGCRVGQVDSGEHALQVCARELPDAIITGLQLPKMSGEELLRALREEPRTSGIPVIIIADQRILDDRIRAIELLPDDFVPKPYLPQEVVARLEVLLNEVHSSFPLPSAEDMEKGFSGSLGDMSPVDLIEVFHAASRSGILHLRRNGQHGAIYLRDGEIIDALLGQRAGEEAMRVLLLWREGTFLADFTPVDRPQRITTPTREIVANALARAEDWDEALSVLPPLETELVCNAPPKAMAELDEASRNLLGQFASPKPIAEVLEQMSGDPLPLAKCLRGLWEKGFLRVEQVKPEGWAGSSLLQPHSVASRSPLAAVGELFRSGERTQMGLASAEQPRAAGPLLTRAELLMTRARLT; translated from the coding sequence GTGGTGCTGGAGCGCAAAAAGATCTTGCTCGTCGACCCTGATCAGGAGGGAATGCGACCGTTGAAGACCCTCCTCCTGCAGCGGGGCTGCCGGGTGGGCCAGGTGGACAGTGGTGAACACGCATTGCAGGTCTGCGCGCGAGAGCTCCCGGACGCCATAATCACTGGCCTGCAACTGCCCAAGATGAGTGGTGAGGAGTTGCTTCGCGCCCTCCGTGAGGAGCCACGCACCAGCGGTATACCCGTGATTATCATCGCGGATCAGCGCATCCTGGATGACCGCATTCGTGCCATTGAGCTACTTCCAGATGATTTTGTGCCCAAGCCCTATCTGCCTCAGGAGGTTGTGGCTCGCCTGGAAGTCTTGCTCAATGAGGTGCACTCCTCCTTTCCCCTGCCGAGTGCTGAGGACATGGAAAAGGGATTCTCAGGTTCATTGGGAGACATGTCCCCTGTGGACCTTATCGAGGTTTTTCATGCGGCCTCACGTTCGGGCATCCTGCACTTGCGCCGCAACGGTCAGCACGGCGCTATCTACCTCCGGGACGGAGAGATTATTGATGCGCTGCTCGGACAGCGGGCAGGCGAGGAGGCCATGAGGGTGCTGTTGCTGTGGCGCGAAGGCACCTTCTTGGCCGATTTCACCCCTGTAGACCGTCCGCAGCGCATTACCACCCCTACTAGAGAGATAGTAGCCAACGCCCTGGCGCGCGCCGAGGATTGGGACGAAGCGCTGAGTGTTCTCCCGCCCCTTGAAACCGAGTTGGTATGCAACGCCCCGCCCAAGGCAATGGCAGAGCTGGACGAGGCGAGTCGCAATCTGCTGGGGCAATTTGCCTCCCCGAAGCCCATTGCCGAGGTGCTCGAACAGATGAGCGGTGATCCCTTGCCTCTGGCGAAATGCCTTCGCGGCTTGTGGGAGAAAGGGTTTCTGCGGGTGGAACAGGTCAAACCGGAAGGTTGGGCGGGCTCCTCGCTGCTTCAACCACATAGCGTGGCCAGCAGATCACCGCTGGCGGCTGTCGGAGAGCTGTTTAGGAGCGGCGAACGCACGCAAATGGGGCTGGCCTCGGCCGAGCAACCCCGTGCCGCCGGTCCCCTGCTCACTCGCGCTGAGCTGCTGATGACGCGCGCCCGCTTGACATAG